From a region of the Phragmites australis chromosome 21, lpPhrAust1.1, whole genome shotgun sequence genome:
- the LOC133903006 gene encoding malate dehydrogenase, cytoplasmic, whose translation MAKEPMRVLVTGAAGQIGYALVPMIARGVMLGSDQPVILHMLDIPPAAEALNGVKMELVDAAFPLLKGVVATTDVVEACTGVNVAVMVGGFPRKEGMERKDVMSKNVSIYKAQASALEAHAAPNCKVLVVANPANTNALILKEFAPSIPEKNITCLTRLDHNRALGQVSEKLNVQVSDVKNVIIWGNHSSSQYPDVNHATVKTSSGEKPVRELVADDEWLNGEFIKTVQQRGAAIIKARKLSSALSAASSACDHIRDWVLGTPEGTYVSMGVYSDGSYGVPAGLIYSFPVTCSDGEWKIVQGLPIDEFSRKKMDATAQELSEEKALAYSCLE comes from the exons ATGGCGAAGGAACCGATGCGCGTGCTCGTCACGGGCGCCGCAG GACAAATTGGATATGCGCTTGTTCCCATGATTGCTAGGGGAGTTATGCTGGGTTCCGACCAGCCTGTTATTCTGCACATGCTGGACATTCCACCTGCAGCTGAAGCTCTCAACGGCGTTAAGATGGAGTTGGTTGATGCTGCATTTCCTCTTCTGAAGG GTGTTGTTGCAACAACCGATGTTGTGGAGGCCTGCACTGGTGTGAATGTTGCGGTTATGGTTGGTGGATTCCCCAGGAAGGAGGGAATGGAAAGGAAAGATGTTATGTCAAAAAATGTTTCAATCTATAAAGCTCAAGCATCCGCCCTCGAAGCTCATGCAGCCCCCAACTGCAAG GTTCTGGTTGTTGCCAACCCAGCAAATACTAATGCTCTTATCTTGAAAGAATTCGCTCCATCTATTCCTGAGAAGAACATTACTTGCCTGACCCGCCTGGACCACAACAGGGCCCTTGGTCAGGTTTCCGAGAAACTTAATGTCCAAGTTAGTGATGTGAAGAATGTTATTATCTGGGGTAACCACTCGTCCTCTCAGTACCCTGATGTTAACCATGCCACTGTGAAGACTTCCAGTGGAGAGAAGCCTGTTCGGGAACTTGTTGCTGATGATGAATG GCTAAATGGAGAATTCATCAAAACTGTCCAGCAGCGTGGTGCTGCAATCATCAAAGCGAGAAAGCTCTCCAGTGCTCTATCTGCTGCCAGCTCTGCTTGTGACCACATTCGTGATTGGGTTCTTGGAACCCCTGAG GGAACATATGTTTCCATGGGTGTGTACTCTGATGGTTCGTACGGTGTGCCTGCTGGACTGATTTACTCCTTCCCAGTAACATGCAGTGATGGTGAATGGAAAATCGTTCAAG